The following proteins are encoded in a genomic region of Natrinema sp. DC36:
- a CDS encoding DNA polymerase V family protein → MSDESLTQRVDTEKITENIDVDELVEGTEWEDEIDGDKPLGEALGGQIGAILGRAIGESLGRTIGNMVVDELLSSDEEDETDEESDEGSAEDGEEDDEADDESADESAEDDDESAKEDDADEEGADETDAKSGDESGENESEDDADESEAQGDDESDAADEESADDESEQTAEAEE, encoded by the coding sequence ATGAGCGACGAGTCACTCACACAGCGGGTCGATACCGAGAAGATCACCGAGAACATCGACGTCGACGAACTGGTCGAGGGAACCGAGTGGGAAGACGAGATCGACGGGGACAAACCGCTCGGAGAGGCGCTGGGCGGACAGATCGGCGCGATCCTCGGCCGGGCGATCGGCGAATCCCTCGGGCGGACGATCGGGAACATGGTCGTCGACGAACTCCTCAGCTCCGACGAGGAGGATGAGACGGACGAGGAGTCCGACGAAGGCAGTGCCGAGGATGGCGAGGAAGATGATGAAGCAGACGACGAGTCTGCTGACGAAAGCGCCGAAGACGACGACGAGTCCGCCAAAGAAGACGACGCGGACGAAGAGGGTGCAGATGAGACCGACGCCAAGAGTGGCGACGAGAGCGGCGAGAACGAATCCGAGGACGACGCAGACGAGAGCGAGGCGCAAGGCGACGACGAATCGGACGCGGCGGACGAGGAATCGGCGGACGACGAATCAGAGCAGACGGCCGAAGCCGAGGAATAA
- a CDS encoding PQQ-binding-like beta-propeller repeat protein: MSETADTERERSLEFRSVPLGEIETARSRHMWTRSAVHVAEDGDLVVTGTWDGTVTARDADTLEARWTADHPDHAVGIASLEGGVDESVDTIVVAGRGETGTIAAYDGETGDRRWRYDTADDVGEAVKDTVFYLPYVVALETGTDADGNDRLYAAARRYERDGETRRWHSTVYAFDADGSVRWTYETDASPIALDLDAAGERLAVGYNRCMGDHDTGLVVLETESGDLGWTWDPGTDGDRRVGDVSFDGESVAVSSHGDKRGYLLGPGGAERWHVDLAVETEIDGETLYAYPNHAYANDGRVAFVTGNTYAIESRETESRHPNEHRVAAFDADGDLVWDDEVRGFVHGLAADDGRLVAPCAQNFRVRDPDTHAVRWFDLESGAGGCERLDGIATAAAVDSGTVAAVEEPVEYHDEGETRGEYALRVGSLE, encoded by the coding sequence ATGAGCGAAACTGCCGATACCGAACGGGAACGATCCCTCGAGTTTCGGTCGGTCCCGCTCGGCGAGATCGAGACGGCCCGCAGCCGCCACATGTGGACTCGATCCGCGGTCCACGTTGCGGAGGACGGAGACCTCGTCGTCACGGGGACGTGGGACGGAACCGTCACCGCCCGCGACGCCGACACGCTCGAGGCGCGGTGGACGGCCGATCATCCGGACCACGCGGTCGGGATCGCGTCCCTCGAGGGCGGTGTCGATGAGAGTGTGGACACGATCGTCGTCGCCGGCCGCGGCGAAACGGGGACGATCGCAGCCTACGACGGGGAGACCGGCGACCGGCGCTGGCGGTACGACACCGCTGACGACGTCGGCGAGGCGGTCAAGGACACCGTCTTCTACTTGCCCTACGTGGTCGCGCTCGAGACTGGAACCGACGCTGACGGCAACGATCGGCTCTACGCGGCCGCACGACGCTACGAGCGCGACGGCGAAACTCGACGGTGGCACAGCACTGTCTACGCGTTCGACGCCGACGGCTCGGTCCGCTGGACGTACGAGACCGACGCCTCGCCGATCGCACTCGATCTCGATGCGGCGGGCGAACGGCTCGCAGTCGGCTACAACCGCTGTATGGGCGACCACGACACCGGGCTGGTAGTCCTCGAGACCGAATCGGGCGACCTCGGGTGGACCTGGGACCCCGGAACGGACGGCGACCGGCGCGTCGGCGACGTTTCTTTCGATGGGGAGTCGGTCGCCGTCTCGAGTCACGGCGACAAACGCGGCTACCTGCTGGGTCCCGGCGGTGCCGAGCGGTGGCACGTCGACCTCGCCGTCGAGACCGAGATCGACGGGGAGACGCTGTACGCGTATCCGAATCACGCGTACGCGAACGACGGCCGAGTGGCGTTCGTGACCGGCAACACGTACGCGATCGAGAGCCGCGAGACCGAGAGTCGCCACCCGAACGAACACCGCGTCGCCGCGTTCGACGCCGACGGGGACCTCGTCTGGGACGACGAGGTCCGCGGCTTCGTTCACGGGCTCGCTGCCGACGATGGGCGACTGGTCGCCCCCTGTGCACAGAACTTCCGCGTCCGCGATCCGGATACCCACGCCGTTCGCTGGTTCGATCTCGAGTCCGGCGCGGGCGGTTGCGAGCGCCTCGACGGAATCGCGACGGCGGCGGCCGTCGATAGCGGAACGGTCGCAGCCGTCGAGGAGCCGGTCGAGTACCACGACGAGGGCGAGACGCGCGGCGAGTACGCACTTCGCGTCGGCTCGCTCGAGTAA
- a CDS encoding DUF3209 family protein: MSCYEIEALRLGLMTVLGVGDDSARDHAEKELEGHLEGPIQGLAEADSLAEIERHLDAALVDLEEEVASMDSDDPEYDYTRGRLLAVRDAERAVQRLSAQGESIVDGLGDAHDTLHETFPVEE, encoded by the coding sequence ATGAGCTGCTACGAAATCGAAGCGCTACGACTCGGACTGATGACCGTCCTCGGCGTCGGGGACGACAGTGCCCGCGATCACGCGGAGAAAGAACTCGAGGGCCACCTCGAGGGCCCCATCCAGGGTCTCGCGGAGGCCGACAGCCTCGCGGAGATCGAACGCCACCTCGACGCGGCGCTGGTCGACCTCGAGGAAGAGGTTGCATCGATGGACAGCGACGACCCCGAATACGACTACACGCGCGGACGACTGCTGGCGGTCCGGGACGCCGAGCGGGCGGTCCAGCGGCTGAGCGCGCAGGGAGAGAGCATCGTGGACGGGCTGGGCGACGCCCACGATACCCTCCACGAGACGTTCCCGGTCGAGGAGTGA
- a CDS encoding CbiX/SirB N-terminal domain-containing protein, whose amino-acid sequence MSTPDEITPAPTAGFDDEAVLLVGHGSRREKSNEQVRELAADLESRLGIPVDAAFLELAEPAIDEAFAGLEPVASQVTVVHCSLFAASHVKNDVPLAIEQARAERDLEIANGAHLGVHPAILDLLDDRAAAVERELGVDREADDVAVVVCGRGSSDPDANGDVHKLARLLYEGREFDRVEASFIGVTEPTLEESLHGLSKHRPDAVVVLPYMLGDGVLTQRVRDWTAEFDEDYPYVDALAGDPLGTDSRLLDVFADRWQEARSGSVEMSCDTCKYKVDLEGYEEDVGGARAMLRALAHQEAHADREDVDDEPHSHDAPEKHVAVCTNQTCAKMGAPAVLERLRQEVRDSAHCDARITRSSCLGRCGDGPMVAVYPDGIWYGGVEDDDAERIVGDHLDRDRIVSDLVDQTL is encoded by the coding sequence ATGAGCACACCCGACGAGATCACGCCCGCACCGACAGCCGGCTTCGACGACGAGGCCGTCCTGCTGGTCGGTCACGGCTCCCGACGCGAGAAGTCCAACGAACAGGTCCGCGAACTGGCCGCCGACCTCGAGTCCCGGCTGGGGATCCCGGTCGACGCCGCGTTCCTCGAACTCGCGGAGCCGGCGATCGACGAGGCCTTCGCGGGGCTCGAGCCCGTCGCGTCGCAGGTTACCGTCGTCCACTGCTCGCTGTTCGCCGCGAGCCACGTCAAGAACGACGTTCCCCTGGCGATCGAACAGGCCCGGGCCGAGCGCGACCTCGAAATTGCCAATGGCGCGCATCTGGGTGTCCATCCGGCGATTTTGGATCTGCTGGACGACCGCGCCGCGGCCGTGGAACGCGAACTGGGCGTCGACCGCGAGGCGGACGACGTCGCGGTCGTCGTCTGCGGCCGCGGATCGAGCGATCCGGACGCCAACGGCGACGTCCACAAGCTTGCCCGGCTGCTCTACGAGGGCCGCGAGTTCGACCGCGTCGAGGCCTCCTTTATCGGCGTCACCGAGCCGACGCTCGAAGAGAGCCTCCACGGACTCTCGAAGCACCGGCCAGACGCGGTCGTCGTCCTGCCGTACATGCTCGGCGACGGCGTCCTCACTCAGCGCGTTCGCGACTGGACAGCGGAGTTCGACGAGGACTATCCTTACGTCGATGCGCTGGCCGGCGACCCGCTCGGAACCGACTCCCGGCTGCTGGATGTCTTCGCCGATCGCTGGCAGGAAGCGAGGTCGGGGAGCGTCGAGATGTCCTGTGACACGTGCAAGTACAAAGTCGACCTCGAGGGCTACGAGGAGGACGTCGGCGGGGCTCGAGCCATGCTGCGCGCGCTGGCACATCAGGAGGCCCACGCCGACCGCGAGGACGTCGACGACGAACCGCACAGTCACGACGCGCCGGAAAAGCACGTCGCGGTCTGTACCAACCAGACCTGTGCGAAGATGGGGGCGCCGGCGGTCCTCGAGCGCCTGCGCCAGGAGGTGCGGGATTCCGCGCACTGTGACGCCCGTATCACCCGCTCCTCGTGTCTCGGACGCTGCGGCGACGGGCCGATGGTCGCGGTGTATCCGGACGGAATCTGGTACGGCGGCGTCGAAGACGACGACGCCGAACGGATCGTCGGCGACCACCTCGATCGGGATCGCATCGTCAGCGATCTCGTCGATCAGACGCTGTAA
- a CDS encoding cobalamin biosynthesis protein, with protein sequence MSDTESATEIEVPSDPLAGHAATAYFWGHVAGSGDVSDAGIEVVTNDEASAQVLAAIAGGDLEHDTTTRDYAHDTSITRTEDEYTLSIGGDGGEGADTEGAGLLGRSGALGLPVDGRGNYRFGAFASYDRELLRGLLEGCGTICFKSSSGTVGISFVHDDEELLELARELIAACPVTAPMGDLSETSSGGYWFGVDDDAAPDFGTWLYENCEETGLFAPSRRRKLERSLEQASAYDGDET encoded by the coding sequence ATGAGCGACACGGAATCCGCGACCGAGATCGAGGTTCCGTCGGATCCGCTCGCGGGTCACGCCGCGACGGCGTACTTCTGGGGCCACGTCGCCGGGAGCGGCGATGTCTCGGACGCCGGCATCGAGGTCGTCACCAACGACGAGGCGTCCGCGCAAGTGCTCGCCGCGATCGCGGGCGGCGACCTCGAGCACGACACGACCACCCGCGACTACGCCCACGACACGTCCATTACGCGAACCGAGGACGAGTACACGCTCTCGATCGGCGGTGACGGGGGAGAGGGAGCCGACACTGAGGGAGCCGGCCTGCTCGGGCGCAGCGGCGCGCTCGGCCTCCCCGTCGACGGCCGCGGCAACTACCGCTTCGGGGCCTTCGCGAGCTACGATCGGGAACTGCTCCGCGGGCTGCTCGAGGGCTGTGGCACGATCTGCTTCAAGTCCTCGAGCGGCACCGTCGGCATCTCGTTCGTCCACGATGACGAGGAGTTGCTCGAGCTCGCGCGAGAGCTGATCGCGGCGTGTCCGGTTACCGCGCCGATGGGCGACCTCTCGGAGACCTCGTCGGGCGGCTACTGGTTCGGCGTCGACGACGATGCCGCCCCCGACTTCGGCACGTGGCTCTACGAGAACTGCGAGGAAACCGGACTGTTCGCGCCGAGTCGCCGCCGCAAACTCGAGCGGAGCCTCGAGCAGGCGTCAGCTTACGACGGCGACGAGACGTAG
- a CDS encoding ferredoxin: MSRYEVTIEKDACDGIFACLTRDPRFVEGEDGLATIDPGADPVYDCEGEVTDTDERVVATFDDDRIDEAQQAAAACPTDAIIVEEVGE; the protein is encoded by the coding sequence ATGTCACGATACGAAGTTACTATCGAGAAGGACGCCTGCGACGGCATCTTCGCCTGCCTGACCCGCGACCCGCGATTCGTCGAGGGCGAGGACGGCCTCGCGACGATCGATCCCGGCGCGGATCCGGTCTACGACTGCGAAGGCGAGGTCACCGACACCGACGAGCGCGTCGTCGCGACGTTCGACGACGACCGCATCGACGAGGCCCAGCAGGCCGCCGCGGCGTGCCCGACGGACGCGATCATCGTCGAGGAGGTGGGCGAATGA
- the cobJ gene encoding precorrin-3B C(17)-methyltransferase, with protein MSTDTNADADDESTSNCGASSTESTTSEASTDSSSSKCGASSSTDDSSDSTCGASSSSGSSSSSSCGASSSDDDSSNEKEVGSTVDDFDAEPGKLSAVGLGPGHPEGMTDRAKTALLEADHIVGYTTYIDLIPDEITEEADELYDTPMCGEVSRTEEAIDRALAGHDVAIVGSGDPNVYALGGLALEILESKGATASMVDFEAVPGVPAAQSCAARLGAPLVNDTVSISLSDHLVPMPEIESRLHSAAKESFTITIYNPWSRKRRENFEKCCEILMAHRDEDTPVGIVHGAGRDDEQVMITELGELEELGESEIIDMTTTIVVGNEDTYVWDDRMVTPRGYETKYDY; from the coding sequence ATGAGTACTGACACAAACGCGGACGCCGACGACGAATCGACTTCCAACTGCGGTGCCTCGAGCACGGAGAGCACCACCAGCGAGGCGAGCACCGATAGCTCGAGTTCGAAGTGCGGTGCCTCGAGCAGTACCGACGACTCGAGCGACTCCACGTGCGGAGCGTCCTCGAGTTCCGGTTCCTCGTCCTCGAGTAGCTGCGGGGCCTCGAGCTCCGACGACGACAGTTCGAACGAGAAAGAGGTCGGCTCCACGGTCGACGACTTCGACGCCGAGCCCGGCAAACTGAGCGCCGTCGGCCTCGGTCCCGGCCACCCGGAGGGGATGACCGACCGCGCGAAGACGGCGCTGCTCGAGGCGGACCACATCGTCGGCTACACGACCTACATCGACCTCATCCCGGACGAGATCACGGAGGAGGCCGACGAGCTGTACGACACGCCGATGTGCGGCGAAGTCTCCCGCACCGAAGAGGCGATCGACCGCGCGCTCGCGGGCCACGACGTCGCCATCGTTGGCAGCGGCGACCCCAACGTCTACGCGCTCGGTGGGCTCGCACTCGAGATCCTCGAGTCCAAGGGCGCGACGGCGTCGATGGTCGACTTCGAAGCCGTGCCGGGCGTCCCGGCGGCCCAGTCCTGTGCGGCCCGGCTGGGCGCGCCACTGGTCAACGACACCGTCTCGATCTCGCTGTCGGACCACCTCGTCCCGATGCCGGAAATCGAGTCGCGGCTCCACTCCGCGGCCAAGGAGAGCTTTACGATCACGATCTACAACCCCTGGAGCCGCAAGCGCCGGGAGAACTTCGAGAAGTGCTGCGAGATCCTCATGGCCCACCGCGACGAGGACACGCCCGTCGGCATCGTCCACGGTGCCGGCCGCGACGACGAACAGGTGATGATCACCGAACTCGGGGAACTCGAGGAGCTCGGCGAGAGCGAGATCATCGACATGACCACGACGATCGTCGTCGGCAACGAGGACACCTACGTCTGGGACGACCGGATGGTCACGCCGCGCGGCTACGAGACGAAGTACGACTACTGA
- a CDS encoding SAM-dependent methyltransferase: protein MSGTESGSADATAGGTPDDHGTLYVVGIGPGLPDHMTKRAKEVIESSEVVIASSLYQEFLRDDGTLLPEERTDEDGIAIRDDGFEQEIIRSTMGRQIELARAAFDHVREGKDVAHVSGGDPSVYGKSDLVFTMAKEDDATDIPIEIVPGLTAALGGSANVGAPLCNDFCTVSLSDKWRGWDEIEEKLRAAAISGFVIVLYNCWRNYEQAVEIVREERTDDAAVAIVNDAGREDAGRNGESQFITTLGEAADHDDKVSGMGTSLIIGNHETETWRNDDRTYLVTPRGGRDVDDF from the coding sequence ATGAGCGGGACCGAGAGTGGATCCGCGGATGCGACGGCCGGCGGTACCCCCGACGATCACGGGACCCTCTACGTCGTCGGCATCGGCCCCGGCCTACCGGACCACATGACCAAGCGGGCCAAGGAGGTCATCGAGTCCTCGGAGGTCGTCATCGCCTCGAGCCTCTACCAGGAGTTTCTACGCGACGACGGGACGCTGCTGCCGGAGGAGCGAACGGACGAAGACGGCATCGCGATCCGAGACGACGGTTTCGAACAGGAGATCATCCGCTCGACGATGGGCCGCCAGATCGAACTCGCTCGAGCGGCGTTCGACCACGTCCGAGAGGGGAAGGACGTGGCCCACGTCTCCGGCGGCGATCCGTCGGTCTACGGCAAGTCCGACCTCGTCTTCACGATGGCGAAAGAGGACGACGCGACCGACATTCCGATCGAGATCGTCCCCGGCCTCACCGCGGCGCTCGGTGGATCGGCGAACGTCGGCGCGCCGCTGTGCAACGACTTCTGTACGGTCTCGCTGTCGGACAAGTGGCGCGGCTGGGACGAGATCGAGGAGAAGCTCCGGGCGGCCGCGATTTCGGGCTTCGTGATCGTCCTCTACAACTGCTGGCGCAACTACGAGCAGGCCGTCGAGATCGTCCGCGAGGAGCGGACCGACGACGCCGCCGTGGCAATCGTCAACGACGCCGGCCGGGAAGACGCCGGCCGGAACGGCGAGAGCCAGTTCATCACCACCCTCGGCGAGGCCGCCGACCACGACGACAAGGTGTCGGGGATGGGGACCTCGCTGATCATCGGCAACCACGAGACCGAAACCTGGCGCAACGACGACCGAACGTACCTCGTCACCCCGCGCGGCGGGCGTGACGTCGACGACTTCTAA
- the cbiG gene encoding cobalt-precorrin 5A hydrolase, with protein sequence MSSGTENADTTDDSGSDSGGGHCSTADSDGEVAEEIAIISFGRKMDTAEEIKAELGDRYEAIDIIEYHGDVFEEHWGEYDCFIGLMASGIAMRKTAHLLDDKWEDPAICVVDEELTWAIPITGGHHGANQVAQDLATMGAVPAMTTASEAAGKQGVESRAKAMDTHVVNGDSTVKTNLAVLDENLGPVARLEGPKAVLVGDDVTVLKRNTDDGCVIGTGSVSGASKESFITAWEEALERTDYDFDDVEFVGTATRKEDEEGLLEAAQELDLGVVAFDKETLLEHEGPTPSKSKELIGWPGVSEASAIAGGAEQELVLEKIGYENEVTVAIGR encoded by the coding sequence ATGAGTTCAGGAACTGAGAACGCAGACACGACGGACGATTCGGGATCGGATTCCGGCGGCGGCCACTGTTCGACGGCGGATTCGGACGGCGAGGTCGCAGAGGAGATCGCGATCATCTCCTTCGGCCGGAAGATGGATACCGCCGAGGAGATCAAAGCCGAGCTCGGCGATCGCTACGAGGCGATCGACATCATCGAGTACCACGGCGACGTCTTCGAGGAGCACTGGGGCGAGTACGACTGCTTCATCGGCCTGATGGCCTCCGGGATCGCGATGCGGAAGACGGCCCACCTGCTCGACGACAAGTGGGAGGACCCCGCGATCTGCGTCGTCGACGAGGAGCTAACGTGGGCCATCCCGATCACGGGCGGCCACCACGGTGCGAACCAGGTCGCACAGGACCTGGCGACGATGGGCGCGGTTCCGGCGATGACCACCGCCTCGGAGGCGGCCGGCAAGCAGGGCGTCGAGTCCCGCGCGAAGGCGATGGACACCCACGTCGTCAACGGCGACTCGACCGTGAAGACGAATCTCGCCGTCCTCGACGAGAACCTCGGTCCCGTTGCCCGACTCGAGGGCCCGAAGGCCGTCCTCGTCGGCGACGACGTAACGGTGCTCAAGCGCAACACGGACGACGGCTGCGTCATCGGCACCGGCAGCGTTTCGGGAGCGAGCAAGGAGTCGTTCATCACCGCGTGGGAGGAAGCCCTCGAGCGGACCGACTACGACTTCGACGACGTGGAGTTCGTCGGGACCGCGACTCGGAAGGAAGACGAGGAGGGGCTGCTCGAGGCCGCGCAGGAACTCGACCTCGGCGTGGTCGCCTTCGACAAGGAGACCCTGCTCGAGCACGAGGGTCCCACGCCCTCGAAGTCGAAGGAGCTGATCGGCTGGCCCGGCGTTTCCGAGGCGAGCGCGATCGCCGGCGGTGCTGAACAGGAACTCGTCCTCGAGAAGATCGGCTACGAAAACGAGGTTACGGTGGCGATCGGTCGATGA